In Spirosoma sp. KUDC1026, the sequence TGTATGTCAGCAACAGGTCGCCCATTGACCGTTAGTAGCTCGGTTCCCCGCCGGAGAGTCGTGTCGGTCGATACGTTATGGCTGATGAAATACGTATCATCCACCGACCGGATAAAGAACGGCAGGTAGCGCGTGCTTTTTCCGATGTAATTCCGCCGGTGGTTCAGGTTCGTGTGCCCGTCTTTGATCGACGTAACCAGCGGGCTGATGTGATGGAAGAATGACAGGTAATCAACCGGGGCCGTAAGCTGATTATACAGCGAGTCGTAGAGCTGTTCCATTCGGGCCTGGGGGGTGTAATACCCAACGCCCGGATGCAGTTGGTCTAGTTTACGTTTAAGAAAGGTGAGGTCGGCGCGGGCCTGGTCAGGAGAAAGGGGCTGGGCAACGGTGAGCTGGAAGCTGAGCCCAAGACATAGCAGAGATACAATCAGAAATCGGCCTAAAGTCATCGTTTACAGTCACGGTGTCTAGCGCTGGCAGAGCCGCCAGGCAGTTGATTCTGTGAATATAAAAATCGACGCAACTATAAACAATAGATTATGTTTATAGACTTAATAATATTTTGTTTTGAATTGATTAAACGGCAAAAAGTAAACGTTTTAGAGCTAGTCTGTTTACAACAGCATCGGTACTACAAAGCCAGGTCCGATTGGTATTGAGTCAATAGATAGTTTGTCTGCTACCACCCAAATCCGATTAAGGCATTCAGCTGCAAGGCTGCCTGTGGATTTGCTCCGGTTCGGTAAAACACTTCTGGGCCAGCGCTCACATCGACATAGCCAAACCGACCAAGCCGTCGTTGTACGCCGTACAGAATGGTAAGACGGCCAGTATCGATGCCATTAGCCAGCCGATAGTTTTCTATCGATTTAAAAAGCGATCCGTCTCGCCAATTATATAAATGAGTTGATTGAAACTGCTTGACGGGCGACGACCACACCGCACTGAAATAATTACCGCTAAAGTTGTTGGCTGACTTCCCCTGCTTAATTCTGCGAGCCATATTATAGTAATAGCGTACGCCAGCTTTGTAATGCACTTCCAGGGAGTTCATTTGCACCACCGTACGAATGAAGTCTGGATCAAATCCAGCCGGTAGAGATCCCGTCGGCCTTCGATTGAGAGCGTATCGCCAGTATCCATCCAGGCCACCCAATACAGAGAATGAAGGACTAACTTTATGTTCTACGGCTATTTCTGTATTCAGGCCAGCGCGCAGCCGGTAGACCTCACTGAAACTGCCGCGATCACCACCCGGCCAAAAACCTAACTTAATCAGCGTTTTCTCTTCAACATTTGCCCGGGTGATGTACCGAAAGAAGCGTTTTAACTCTTCTGCAGAGAATTTAGCATCCTCGGTTTGATACTCAGTCCGGATCGAATCCGACTGGGCATAGAGCGAATTAATTGAACAGCAACTAAATAATATGATATACACAACTGCTTTCATAGATAAGTTTTATATACTGTAGACTTTAATTCGATTGAATAGTTGAATGGGACAGAAGGAATAATATTAATCTGTCAGTTTAGCGCCCAACCAGTGATTTCTCCTCCTGAATCGTCACGTCGTTGTAGCTGTTTTGTATAGAAATTTCAGGATGCTGCCCGGCTGGCTGATACGTAAAAACGTATTTACCACCATATCGACCTAGTTGATCAGTAACGGTTTCAGGCACATGAATTTGGGCAAAGGAAGTAATGACATCATACCGGAAGTCTGTCAGGCGCTTGGCCGTTACCAGTATATCGGTCCGGATGGCTTCAATGTGCAACTGAGTCAACGATGAAACGGGAGTAATCGTCAGTTTACCGTAACGACTCTGCCAGTTTACCTTACCCCCAAGCTCACGCAGTGTTATATCGGCCTTCTCCGCTTTTCCTGTCAGGATCGCGTTGATGCTACGTCCATCAATGTCGCCGTAGGCAGAGGTGATGGCCAGTTTACCGCCTATATCGTCCAGTTGCAGCTTTCCGTATTCAAACGTTACGCTGACATCGCCAACCAGATCCTTCAGCCGAATGTCGCCGAACGAGTTACGAACCGTGAGCAGGGCTTTGTACGGTACGTTCACTTCATACAGGACCTTGAGCTGACTCTGTAGCTTGCCCGTCCGTTGCGGAATGACAAACCGATTCGACAAGTCAATCTGATTCCCGCTGGTCTGTAACACGTACTGATGATAAGCGACTTCGCGCTCGGCAACAGCCCGATCGGGATGCTTGGCCATCAAGCGCAGTTTTACGCTAACAGTTGGCCGGTTCCACCCCCGAATGAGCAAATCAGCTTTCTGAGCATTCAGATTAACTCGCTGTACGCCTTCGGTGTACGAAAATTCTTTCTCCACCACTTTCGTCACTACCTGAACAGGCGTTTGCGACCAGCCCGATAGGAAAGCTCCTGTCAGCAGCAGTATTAGCATGTATACTTTCATGAGCGCAGTAACGTAATGAGTTCCCGCGTTACCTCAGCCCGCTGATTAGCTACTTTTATCTGAGCGCGGATCAATGCCGGGTCGTCGCCAAACGTTTGCTGTTCCTGCTGAATCCGTTCCTCTTCGATTGCCAGACTGGCGAGCTGGTTACGCAGTTCGTGGACTTCGGGGCGTTGACATACAGGAAGCTGTTGAGCGCATTGGCGGGCGATGAACGCTTCCTCGTCCGAGCTAACGGGAGCGGGCAGAGCAGGAACAGGCCTGGCTGTTTCAGTAGCATATTCCATATGAACCTGTTCCGTTGAGGCTAAGCGTATCAATAGCCAGCTTCCTACCAGAAGAACTACGGCGGCTACCGACAGCCACTGCCATGCGGACCGGTGAACCGTAAACGGAAAACGTTTTAGGGCACTAGGTTCCGCCAACTGGCTTTCGATTGCAGTCCACATGCCCGCATCGGGTTCATATTGTGGCAGGTTGTCCAGCGCGTGTTGAAATGGTGCCTCCTGCGCATCTTCCTGATCATTCAGCGCCTTATCGATACGATTCCACAGATCGGGCCGCGGGTCGTTTTCGGGGAGTTGTGAAAAAAGATCGTTCATGACAGGCGTTTTCTTAATAGTTTTTTGGCGTAGCTCACCTGCGACTTCGATGTTCCCTCTGAAACGCCGAGCAGCTCGGCCACTTCTTTATGCGCATAGCCTTCTACCTCCACCAGCAGGAAAATTGTTCGGGCGCCATCGGGCAGGGTTCGTATGGCGGCATCAAGCTCAGCCCCCGTAATTGTATCCCGCCAGGGTGCAGGCTGATCGTGCATGGTTTCATCCAGCGTCAGAAAACGACCTTCCAGCTGCTGTTTCCGAAGTGCCTGGCGAACCACAATAATTTTGATCCAGGCGCCCAGCGTAGATTGAAACCGAAACTGCCCTAAGGACCGAAATACATCCACAAAAGCATCCTGTAATACGTCGTTGGCATGGTCGTAATCGTTCAGAATCCGATAGGCCGTCGTGAACATAGCCCGCTTGTAGCGCTCAAACAGCTGTCGCTGCGCCAGGCGTCGATCAGCCAGCGGTCCGTCAAACAGGCATCGCGCTACCAGATCCCGCTCAACAGGGTCCGTTATTGTCCTGTCTGACCGGGTATGCTCAGGCCCGACAGGAACCGGGCCTGTGGCTCTTGGCTCGGTTGCGTTAGGATCGTTAGGAAAGGTGTTCAAGCGGAACATGGTTGGTAATGGCTTCAATCGAAAGGGCAATCTGGCTGCCAAAAGGTTGGAAAGGCTACCCGAAATTTTGAATATTTCTTTCTCTTCCCACCCTCCTGTCCTTTTTCGTTACTTTGACGTATGAATTACATCGAACTACGAGTACAAATTTCTCCTGACTACACGGATATTTTAATGGCCGAGCTGGCTGAGCTTGGTTTTGAGTCGTTTGTCGAAACCGACGAGGGCCTCAATGCGTACATCATCGAATCAGATTTTGATGCGTCGGCTCTCCAGGAATTAGTGGCTAAATACGAACCGCAAACTGCAATAGTCTATGAAGTGAGTTCGTTAGAAAAACGAAACTGGAATGCTGAGTGGGAACGGGATTATGAGCCGATAGAAGTAGCTGACCAGGTTCGGGTCCGGGCCTCCTTTCATCAACCGGAGGCCCGGTTTCGTTATGACATTGTCATCAACCCGAAAATGTCGTTCGGAACAGGTCATCACGAAACAACGGCTATGATGATGGAACAGCAGCTTGCCTTTGATTTTGCCGGCAAAACCGTGCTGGACGTTGGCAGCGGCACCGGCATTTTGGCCATTCTGGCGGCAAAAATGGGGGCTACGTCGGTCGTTGCCTTTGATATCGAAGAATGGGCGGTGGAAAATGCGCGGGAAAACGCCGAACTGAATGATTGTCCGCAGGTTACGGTCTTTCAGGGAACGATCGCTGATGTTGATCCCGTTGAGCGTTATGACATTGTGCTGGCTAACATTAACCGGAACGTCCTGCTGGAAGAAATCCCCATCTACACCAGCCTGATGCCACAAACCGGAAAACTGGTAGTAAGTGGTTTTTACGAACACGACGCACCCGATATTGAACAAAAAGCCCACGAATCGGGGCTGACAACAATCAAACAGCTCGGTAAAAATCAGTGGACCTCGCTGGCGTTTTCTAAATAGAAACTGGCGTAGCCGGCTGGCCGAGGCTAATGACATACCATGATGAACCGTAATTTCTACCTCTTTCTGCTGCTGGCAATACCGTTTGCCGCGCACGCCCAGGCGGTCAAGCTATCCGACAAACCCGAGCAGTTTATTACCGACGTACAGAAACTGATGGCGACCGGTGGGCCAGCCGCCGTTCGGGCCGGAACGAACCTCCAAACCATCTGGTCGGAGAACCGGCTGTCGGCGCAGCAGCAGACCCGGCTTATTACGTTGAGTCTGAAGATGAACCAGAAGCGGCTGCCTGCTGCTACGTTCTTTACGCCCCTTTACGAAGCCCTGTACGCCGGTCTGACAACCCAGCAGCCTGCCATGTCTGCTCCGGCGATTGATGGTCTGTTGACCGTCGACGAAAAGCTGTTCGAAACGACCGACAGCAAGACTTACGCCCGTAGTCTGGAAACGGTTCGGCGCTTTCTGGAACGGCGCGAACTTTACGCCAGTAATTACAACAAGCTGTATGCGCAGGGGGGGACATTCGAGTTCCGCTATGCCGATGCCACGCAGCCGACAGCCGCGACGGGCACAGTCACGCCAACCGACTCAGCCGCGCTAGCCAAAGCAGCGGCCGAACGGTCGCGTTTT encodes:
- a CDS encoding sigma-70 family RNA polymerase sigma factor, yielding MNTFPNDPNATEPRATGPVPVGPEHTRSDRTITDPVERDLVARCLFDGPLADRRLAQRQLFERYKRAMFTTAYRILNDYDHANDVLQDAFVDVFRSLGQFRFQSTLGAWIKIIVVRQALRKQQLEGRFLTLDETMHDQPAPWRDTITGAELDAAIRTLPDGARTIFLLVEVEGYAHKEVAELLGVSEGTSKSQVSYAKKLLRKRLS
- the prmA gene encoding 50S ribosomal protein L11 methyltransferase, translated to MNYIELRVQISPDYTDILMAELAELGFESFVETDEGLNAYIIESDFDASALQELVAKYEPQTAIVYEVSSLEKRNWNAEWERDYEPIEVADQVRVRASFHQPEARFRYDIVINPKMSFGTGHHETTAMMMEQQLAFDFAGKTVLDVGSGTGILAILAAKMGATSVVAFDIEEWAVENARENAELNDCPQVTVFQGTIADVDPVERYDIVLANINRNVLLEEIPIYTSLMPQTGKLVVSGFYEHDAPDIEQKAHESGLTTIKQLGKNQWTSLAFSK